Proteins encoded in a region of the Drosophila sechellia strain sech25 chromosome 2L, ASM438219v1, whole genome shotgun sequence genome:
- the LOC6613337 gene encoding extensin-2 isoform X1: protein MRLEGANWALVVCLSLILGLRRVQAYSQVLVSGTGAANDQGPRIFKALNTDLIFPRTFNSSDNVVSTTEAPVITSTSTTTPPPIPYNHQPEGTTSSPPLFVTPLVVTEAEKAGDPAPYSDPAPVSEEQTEPVVQGASTGRAVDYRTAYPFGQLITPLLRGGKPQQYNSRPSKTRIYPQGIPSYYFSSSRNPSRYQARPSYKKGIADRFAPGEGTAAGLFKGHNHDHSYDHSHDHSHGQDGKVAAGSNSVNSYVSPGDTYSFPPLNTKYPSPSQDPKAALPSDTVTSYLPPASGGLSNAGYIYPGPSSNGYKYPGPVPNNNADKDTAASMASASPPADDDPGNDDSIGTLPASAQDNIPSKDQDSMSGAAPADDMDMGSPADGGDSGGGGGDGDIGGLPSLHNDGSGPDDDHKYDPNMEYATPPPGWLQSHPESAAPKPEDHDHDHAPDHDHVHDHHHDHYPTHFDYQPSYPDDSYPDVIYDDHPHHHHHVHHPPPPPPPPPPPPPPPTEPPPPPPEPRVKKYSYFYIGRKLWYIPLYFTVWFSFYILWLIIKSIGRHKVNLPNHYVSRRSAPDPFTEQGRDEYINEMTVRVLEHIDSFKQKYLN, encoded by the exons ATGCGGTTAGAAGGCGCCAACTGGGCGCTGGTGGTGTGTCTCAGTCTTATCCTTGGATTGAGAAGGGTACAAGCCTACTCTCAGGTTTTGGTCAGCGGCACTGGAGCTGCAAACGATCAGGGACCCCGCATCTTCAAGGCTCTTAATACGGATTTGATATTTCCGAGGAC CTTCAACTCCAGTGACAATGTAGTATCCACCACTGAAGCTCCAGTGATTACATCTACATCCACGACAACTCCACCACCCATTCCCTACAACCATCAACCCGAGGGAACAACCAGTTCCCCCCCACTGTTTGTCACTCCGTTAGTTGTCACGGAGGCGGAGAAAGCCGGTGATCCTGCGCCTTACTCTGATCCTGCTCCTGTATCCGAGGAGCAAACAGAGCCAGTCGTACAAGGAGCCTCAACAGGACGAGCCGTGGACTACAGGACCGCGTATCCCTTTGGCCAACTGATAACTCCGTTGCTGCGGGGCGGCAAGCCACAGCAGTACAACTCCCGACCCTCGAAGACACGTATTTACCCGCAAGGTATACCATCCTACTACTTTTCATCATCACGAAATCCATCCCGCTATCAAGCGAGGCCCAGCTATAAGAAAG GAATCGCAGATCGCTTTGCTCCTGGCGAGGGAACCGCCGCTGGTCTGTTCAAGGGTCACAATCATGATCACAGCTACGACCACAGTCACGATCATTCCCATGGACAGGATGGCAAGGTGGCCGCCGGCTCCAATTCGGTGAACTCCTATGTTTCCCCAGGCGATACCTACTCCTTTCCGCCGTTGAACACAAAGTATCCGTCTCCGTCCCAGGATCCCAAGGCCGCATTGCCATCGGATACCGTGACCAGTTACCTGCCACCCGCATCTGGAGGACTGAGCAACGCTGGATACATATATCCGGGGCCATCTTCCAATGGTTACAAATATCCCGGTCCAGTGCCCAATAACAATGCCGACAAGGATACGGCGGCCAGTATGGCGAGTGCTTCCCCACCGGCTGATGATGACCCCGGTAATGATGATTCCATCGGAACCCTGCCAGCTAGTGCACAGGACAACATTCCTTCCAAGGATCAGGACAGTATGAGCGGTGCTGCTCCTGCAGATGACATGGATATGGGATCTCCTGCTGATGGTGGAGAtagcggtggcggtggcggagATGGGGACATCGGCGGTCTGCCGTCGTTGCATAATGATGGTTCAGGTCCCGACGACGATCACAAATACGATCCCAACATGGAGTATGCCACACCACCGCCCGGTTGGCTGCAATCTCACCCAGAATCTGCGGCGCCCAAGCCGGAAGATCACGATCACGACCATGCACCCGATCATGATCACGTACACGATCACCACCACGATCACTATCCGACTCACTTCGACTACCAGCCCTCGTATCCGGATGATTCCTATCCGGATGTAATTTACGATGATCATccgcaccaccatcaccatgTCCATCAcccaccgcctcctcctccacctccaccaccaccaccgccaccgccgacGGAACCACCACCTCCGCCACCGGAGCCAcgtgtgaaaaagtacagctACTTCTACATTGGCCGCAAGCTCTGGTACATTCCGCTTTACTTCACCGTGTGGTTCAGCTTCTACATCCTGTGGCTGATCATCAAGTCCATCGGTCGCCACAAGGTGAACCTGCCCAATCACTACGTCTCGCGACGCAGTGCTCCCGATCCATTCACCGAGCAGGGACGGGACGAATATATCAACGAGATGACGGTCAGGGTGCTGGAACACATAGATAGCTTTAAGCAGAAATACTTGAACTGA
- the LOC6613337 gene encoding extensin-2 isoform X2, which yields MRLEGANWALVVCLSLILGLRRVQAYSQVLVSGTGAANDQGPRIFKALNTDLIFPRTFNSSDNVVSTTEAPVITSTSTTTPPPIPYNHQPEGTTSSPPLFVTPLVVTEAEKAGDPAPYSDPAPVSEEQTEPVVQGASTGRAVDYRTAYPFGQLITPLLRGGKPQQYNSRPSKTRIYPQGIADRFAPGEGTAAGLFKGHNHDHSYDHSHDHSHGQDGKVAAGSNSVNSYVSPGDTYSFPPLNTKYPSPSQDPKAALPSDTVTSYLPPASGGLSNAGYIYPGPSSNGYKYPGPVPNNNADKDTAASMASASPPADDDPGNDDSIGTLPASAQDNIPSKDQDSMSGAAPADDMDMGSPADGGDSGGGGGDGDIGGLPSLHNDGSGPDDDHKYDPNMEYATPPPGWLQSHPESAAPKPEDHDHDHAPDHDHVHDHHHDHYPTHFDYQPSYPDDSYPDVIYDDHPHHHHHVHHPPPPPPPPPPPPPPPTEPPPPPPEPRVKKYSYFYIGRKLWYIPLYFTVWFSFYILWLIIKSIGRHKVNLPNHYVSRRSAPDPFTEQGRDEYINEMTVRVLEHIDSFKQKYLN from the exons ATGCGGTTAGAAGGCGCCAACTGGGCGCTGGTGGTGTGTCTCAGTCTTATCCTTGGATTGAGAAGGGTACAAGCCTACTCTCAGGTTTTGGTCAGCGGCACTGGAGCTGCAAACGATCAGGGACCCCGCATCTTCAAGGCTCTTAATACGGATTTGATATTTCCGAGGAC CTTCAACTCCAGTGACAATGTAGTATCCACCACTGAAGCTCCAGTGATTACATCTACATCCACGACAACTCCACCACCCATTCCCTACAACCATCAACCCGAGGGAACAACCAGTTCCCCCCCACTGTTTGTCACTCCGTTAGTTGTCACGGAGGCGGAGAAAGCCGGTGATCCTGCGCCTTACTCTGATCCTGCTCCTGTATCCGAGGAGCAAACAGAGCCAGTCGTACAAGGAGCCTCAACAGGACGAGCCGTGGACTACAGGACCGCGTATCCCTTTGGCCAACTGATAACTCCGTTGCTGCGGGGCGGCAAGCCACAGCAGTACAACTCCCGACCCTCGAAGACACGTATTTACCCGCAAG GAATCGCAGATCGCTTTGCTCCTGGCGAGGGAACCGCCGCTGGTCTGTTCAAGGGTCACAATCATGATCACAGCTACGACCACAGTCACGATCATTCCCATGGACAGGATGGCAAGGTGGCCGCCGGCTCCAATTCGGTGAACTCCTATGTTTCCCCAGGCGATACCTACTCCTTTCCGCCGTTGAACACAAAGTATCCGTCTCCGTCCCAGGATCCCAAGGCCGCATTGCCATCGGATACCGTGACCAGTTACCTGCCACCCGCATCTGGAGGACTGAGCAACGCTGGATACATATATCCGGGGCCATCTTCCAATGGTTACAAATATCCCGGTCCAGTGCCCAATAACAATGCCGACAAGGATACGGCGGCCAGTATGGCGAGTGCTTCCCCACCGGCTGATGATGACCCCGGTAATGATGATTCCATCGGAACCCTGCCAGCTAGTGCACAGGACAACATTCCTTCCAAGGATCAGGACAGTATGAGCGGTGCTGCTCCTGCAGATGACATGGATATGGGATCTCCTGCTGATGGTGGAGAtagcggtggcggtggcggagATGGGGACATCGGCGGTCTGCCGTCGTTGCATAATGATGGTTCAGGTCCCGACGACGATCACAAATACGATCCCAACATGGAGTATGCCACACCACCGCCCGGTTGGCTGCAATCTCACCCAGAATCTGCGGCGCCCAAGCCGGAAGATCACGATCACGACCATGCACCCGATCATGATCACGTACACGATCACCACCACGATCACTATCCGACTCACTTCGACTACCAGCCCTCGTATCCGGATGATTCCTATCCGGATGTAATTTACGATGATCATccgcaccaccatcaccatgTCCATCAcccaccgcctcctcctccacctccaccaccaccaccgccaccgccgacGGAACCACCACCTCCGCCACCGGAGCCAcgtgtgaaaaagtacagctACTTCTACATTGGCCGCAAGCTCTGGTACATTCCGCTTTACTTCACCGTGTGGTTCAGCTTCTACATCCTGTGGCTGATCATCAAGTCCATCGGTCGCCACAAGGTGAACCTGCCCAATCACTACGTCTCGCGACGCAGTGCTCCCGATCCATTCACCGAGCAGGGACGGGACGAATATATCAACGAGATGACGGTCAGGGTGCTGGAACACATAGATAGCTTTAAGCAGAAATACTTGAACTGA
- the LOC6613338 gene encoding thioredoxin-like protein 4A, which yields MSYMLPHLHNGWQVDQAILSEEDRVVVIRFGHDWDPACMKMDEVMYSIAEKVKNFAVIYLVDITEVPDFNKMYELYDPCTVMFFFRNKHIMIDLGTGNNNKINWPLEDKQEMIDIVETVYRGARKGRGLVVSPKDYSTKYRY from the exons ATGTCGTATATGCTCCCCCATTTGCACAATGGCTGGCAGGTGGACCAGGCCATTCTCTCCGAGGAGGACCGCGTAGTT GTAATACGTTTCGGTCACGATTGGGACCCCGCCTGCATGAAAATGGATGAGGTCATGTACAGCATCGCCGAGAAAGTGAAGAACTTCGCCGTCATCTATTTGGTGGACATCACAGAGGTGCCGGACTTCAACAAGATGTACGAGTTGTACGATCCCTGCACGGTGATGTTCTTCTTCCGCAACAAGCACATCATGATCGATTTGGGCacgggcaacaacaacaaaataaactgGCCACTGGAGGACAAGCAAGAGATGATCGACATCGTGGAAACGGTGTACCGAGGAGCCCGTAAGGGACGTGGTCTGGTGGTCTCGCCCAAGGACTACTCCACCAAGTACAGATACTAA
- the LOC6613339 gene encoding uncharacterized protein LOC6613339 — translation MAKLSRRASSSAATPSTARTASTATTGSTSLNPSHATQQAEEQQDHKEQQRLTRRAASNSNRVQAAALIDTSPDVLHENPPPSPTPAALTNSSSSSNSSYNSNTATPTAPAHAHVTATPYMPLLPPGERNLTEAENAAERARIREEFFATYDVMTGVRIAATLGGFFGLMVFLIVWKSRSSSNETMKVLKDPKMAAVAAVCMQEEEEREIHDAIVATGMSIYPDEYDAMVYRRQRMLSLGNVSAPPLLNRGYRCGSMGGVGVGVPVGYSYLLEPPRRFSYSSMSGAGGHVGRRKSGSESSRIFSNYPMGGSFGTDDYFVETEDELDAEEYMQSGAADEPDHQHQRTDSTRSKPGFLPVPMAGQDSRRSSAMTCCSTDSSYLERRTSAYMGGCMGNLPPTLQRKLSTASRTSSIENWDYYYPDIQVIQPTPKASPCPSERSVHEGSGSGSANGSRTSNLSASNVKRKHSIVSYDPHSAQAGRKQQIHSISADTVDVYPYNQESSVDLALALPLPKPVQSAPPTSAHQAFHFCDSPSEELRLGVRRKLTLVELQRNESNNNSFPYTANAAVPAGAVVTAASSSSISVDSTPVSLERLNGAGSCGSASLATISVSNKLPPLGNNNPEKRAPLASLSSFKISSLECPDSELRSLDEDSVFGLESPADTDDDMQQLSSDSEEQEAAAQAAQAQAASIRVSGETKPNPVLHAVPVKRMSLSAVPSAGLTSAALTSGGGGARPRRPLLQRHRTISVTSSDRVALINQPLQQFHMGLPIQSEAPPLETHFGAVVSQSPPRRGPLLQQYSDPQTTTTTTTTTTTEEDTCSTLNTELGLVEASGVTLGGAESATHTQYSSLNTVISMGRSTPSPVPVSVPGLTTRMDNNAATQVTQQPAQLPTNAIRLVHDPCPSSVSDSVIATRQQSICVPASLKDLILRKGSGPGPATVPTSGISRSAANLSCEAGVTALTTTTATPAVMLELPLIRLPNEDNEEQQEHRAHLIRDDGGLVGEKRDPSLPGTSRKWSKETLF, via the exons ATGGCCAAACTTTCACGACGTGCCTCGTCGTCTGCAGCAACGCCCTCCACAGCAAGAACAGCATCTACTGCAACAACTGGCTCCACATCACTCAATCCAAGTCATGCCACGCAGCAAGCagaggagcagcaggatcaTAAGGAACAGCAACGGCTCACACGTCGTgccgccagcaacagcaatagaGTCCAGGCAGCGGCTCTCATTGACACGAGTCCTGATGTCCTGCATGAGAATCCACCGCCATCACCGACACCGGCGGCGCTTacgaacagcagcagcagcagtaacagcagctacaacagcaacactgccacgcccacagcacCCGCCCATGCCCATGTTACGGCCACGCCCTATATGCCGCTACTGCCGCCGGGCGAGCGGAATCTGACGGAGGCGGAAAACGCAGCGGAGCGGGCCAGGATACGGGAGGAGTTCTTTGCCACGTACGACGTGATGACGGGCGTTAGGATCGCCGCCACTTTGGGCGGCTTCTTTGGTCTGATGGTGTTCTTAATCGTTTGGAAgagtcgcagcagcagcaacgagACGATGAAGGTGCTCAAGGATCCCAAAATGGCTGCCGTAGCGGCGGTGTGCatgcaggaggaggaggagcgcgAAATCCACGACGCCATCGTGGCCACGGGCATGTCCATTTATCCGGATGAGTACGATGCAATGGTCTACCGTCGGCAGCGGATGCTCTCACTGGGCAATGTGAGTGCTCCGCCGCTGCTGAACCGTGGATACCGATGTGGTTCGATGG GTGGCGTTGGTGTGGGCGTTCCAGTGGGCTATAGCTACCTTCTGGAGCCACCGCGTCGCTTCTCCTATTCCTCAATGTCCGGCGCAGGAGGTCATGTGGGACGTCGCAAGAGTGGGTCGGAGTCGTCGCGCATCTTCAGCAACTATCCAATGGGCGGCAGCTTTGGCACGGACGACTATTTCGTGGAGACGGAGGACGAACTGGATGCGGAAGAGTACATGCAGTCAGGTGCCGCGGATGAACCAGATCACCAGCACCAGAGAACGGATTCTACGCGCAGCAAGCCGGGATTTCTGCCCGTACCGATGGCG GGTCAGGACTCGCGGCGGAGCAGTGCCATGACCTGCTGCAGTACCGATAGCTCCTACCTGGAGCGGCGCACGTCTGCCTACATGGGCGGTTGCATGGGCAACCTGCCGCCCACGCTGCAACGGAAGCTGTCGACTGCTTCGCGTACATCGAGCATTGAGAACTGGGACTACTACTACCCAGACATTCAGGTGATTCAGCCGACGCCCAAGGCCTCGCCATGTCCCTCGGAGCGCAGTGTCCACGAAGGATCAGGATCGGGTTCTGCGAATGGATCGCGGACATCCAATCTCAGTGCATCCAATGTCAAGCGGAAGCACAGCATCGTGTCCTATGATCCTCACAGTGCTCAGGCGGGCCGGAAGCAGCAGATCCACTCGATCAGCGCGGACACTGTGGACGTGTATCCGTACAACCAGGAGAGCTCCGTGGACCTGGCCTTGGCTCTGCCACTTCCCAAGCCCGTGCAGTCTGCCCCGCCCACCAGTGCTCACCAGGCGTTCCACTTCTGCGACTCGCCATCCGAGGAGCTGCGTCTGGGTGTCCGGCGGAAGCTCACGCTGGTGGAGCTGCAGCGCAacgagagcaacaacaacagctttCCGTACACGGCCAATGCAGCGGTTCCGGCCGGAGCGGTGGTCACCGCAGCTAGCTCCAGTAGTATCAGCGTGGACAGCACTCCAGTAAGTCTGGAGCGTTTAAATGGTGCGGGGAGCTGCGGAAGCGCCAGCCTGGCCACCATCTCCGTGTCCAACAAACTGCCGCCGCTGGGGAATAACAATCCGGAGAAGCGAGCGCCGCTGGCCTCACTAAGTTCCTTCAAGATCTCCTCGCTGGAGTGTCCTGACTCCGAGCTGCGCTCTCTGGACGAGGACTCGGTCTTTGGGCTGGAGAGTCCGGCGGACACGGATGATGACATGCAGCAGCTCAGCAGCGACAGCGAGGAGCAGGAGGCAGCAGCACAGGCTGCCCAAGCACAGGCCGCCTCAATCCGGGTAAGTGGGGAGACCAAGCCCAATCCCGTGCTGCATGCCGTGCCAGTAAAACGAATGAGCCTGAGCGCGGTGCCCTCTGCGGGATTGACGAGCGCTGCCTTGACTAGTGGTGGTGGAGGAGCACGGCCCCGGAGACCACTGCTCCAGCGACATCGCACCATCAGCGTGACTTCCAGCGACCGAGTGGCTCTCATCAATCAGCCTCTGCAACAGTTCCACATGGGCTTGCCCATCCAGTCGGAGGCGCCTCCGCTGGAAACCCACTTTGGAGCAGTGGTGAGCCAGAGTCCCCCCCGACGGGGACCTCTGCTGCAGCAGTACAGCGATCCgcagacgacgacgacgactacAACGACCACCACCACGGAGGAGGACACCTGCTCCACCCTGAATACAGAGCTGGGGTTGGTGGAGGCGTCTGGAGTAACTCTCGGCGGTGCGGAGTCTGCCACACACACCCAGTACAGCAGTCTCAACACGGTAATCAGCATGGGTCGGTCCACGCCCAGTCCCGTTCCCGTTTCTGTTCCTGGTCTAACCACCCGGATGGACAATAATGCCGCCACTCAAGTCACACAGCAGCCAGCTCAACTGCCAACGAACGCCATCCGGCTGGTGCACGATCCCTGCCCCTCGTCCGTGTCCGACTCGGTGATAGCCACCCGGCAGCAGAGCATCTGTGTGCCCGCCTCCCTCAAGGATCTGATCCTGCGCAAGGGATCGGGACCGGGTCCCGCTACTGTTCCCACCAGCGGTATCAGTCGGAGTGCCGCCAATCTGAGCTGCGAAGCTGGAGTCACTGCATTGACCACAACGACTGCAACGCCCGCCGTCATGCTAGAGCTTCCCCTGATCCGGCTGCCTAACGAGGACaacgaggagcagcaggagcatcGGGCCCATTTGATACGGGACGACGGTGGCTTGGTCGGCGAAAAGCGCGATCCCAGCCTGCCCGGCACTTCCAGAAAATGGTCCAAGGAGACACTCTTCTAG
- the LOC116801522 gene encoding C-type lectin 37Da, whose amino-acid sequence MVTKLTALSAFLAIISLSAAYQISTSVVEGVASYLNTPTAPFVKIGDSYYFIENKVNRNWYDAFEACRQMNADLVAFEDRKEQKLIYQYLVDKEMDTTYWTAGTDLAKQDSFVWFSTGQTVASDLWCNDEPNNAKNEEHCVEYKPLHPEVKMGLNDRICTFKKSYICRAPQPKTVSFILW is encoded by the exons ATGGTTACTAAGCTAACTGCACTCAGTGCCTTTCTGGCCATAATTTCCCTGTCTGCGGCCTACCAAATATCCACTAGTGTTGTTGAAG GTGTTGCTTCATATCTGAATACACCCACAGCGCCATTCGTCAAGATCGGAGATAGTTATTACTTTATTGAAAATAAGGTTAATAGAAACTGGTATGATGCCTTCGAGGCTTGTCGCCAAATGAACGCTGACTTGGTCGCATTTGAAGACCGGAAGGAACAGAAGCTGATCTATCAATACCTTGTTGATAAGGAAATGGATACGACTTATTGGACTGCTGGCACCGACTTGGCCAAGCAGGACtcttttgtttggttttcaaCTGGTCAGACCGTGGCTTCGGATTTGTGGTGTAATGATGAGCCAAATAATGCTAAAAATGAGGAGCACTGCGTTGAGTACAAACCATTGCACCCGGAAGTGAAAATGGGACTGAATGACAGGATCTGTACCTTTAAGAAAAGTTATATTTGCAGGGCACCGCAGCCAAAAACAGTATCATTTATATTGTGGTAA